The sequence below is a genomic window from Armatimonadota bacterium.
CGCTGCGGCCGGGAGCGGCGGTGGCGTAGTCGTCCGGGCACAGGGGCCCGGCCCGGGGCCGCTCCGGTCGGCTCCGCGGGAGCCGGGGGAAGGCATGGACCAGGCGGGAGAGAGGAGCCAGCCGATCCGGGTCGTGGTGAGCGGGGCCGCCGGGCGCATGGGCCGCGCGGCGGTGCGCGCCATCGCCGCCACGACCGACCTGCGCCTGGTGGGCGCCGTGGGGCGCTCCCGGGGTGTGGGGGCGGACGCCGGCACGGTGGCCGGCCTGGCGCCGCTGGGCGTGCCCATCGAGGCCAGCCTGGCAGACGTGCTCGACCGCGGCGCCGACGTGCTGGTGGAGTTCGCGCCCGGCGAGGCGGCGCTGGGGCACGCACGCGACGCGCTGGCCCGCGGGGTGCGCCCGGTGATCGGCGCCACCGGACTGCCCGCCGGCGCGGCCGACGAGCTGCGCGCGCTGTGCGCCGCGCGCGAGGTGGGGGCGGTCCTGGCGCCCAACTTCGCGCTGGGGGCGGTGCTGATGATGGTCCTGGCGGAGCGGGTAGCCCGCTACTTCCCCCACGTCGAGGTGGTGGAGCTCCACCACGACCGCAAGCGCGACGCGCCCTCGGGCACGGCCGCCCGTACGGCCCGGCTGGTGG
It includes:
- the dapB gene encoding 4-hydroxy-tetrahydrodipicolinate reductase → MDQAGERSQPIRVVVSGAAGRMGRAAVRAIAATTDLRLVGAVGRSRGVGADAGTVAGLAPLGVPIEASLADVLDRGADVLVEFAPGEAALGHARDALARGVRPVIGATGLPAGAADELRALCAAREVGAVLAPNFALGAVLMMVLAERVARYFPHVEVVELHHDRKRDAPSGTAARTARLVARARGAAPPAPVAEEETVPGARGGTVEGVRVHSVRLPGLVAHQEVIFGGPGQVLTIRHDSLSEESFMPGLLLAVRRVVQERRLVEGLEGLLDL